The window GTGCGGCAAACCTCGCTTAACGTCGTCGCCGGCACGGTCGCCTATATGTCGCCCGAACAGGCGATGGGCCACCCCATAGATCACCGCTCGGACATCTTTTCGCTCGGCGTCGTGATGTACGAGATGATCACCGGGCACCTGCCCTTCGGCGGCCTCAACAGCATCGAAGTCGTTGACCGCATCATCCACGCCGAGCCCGTGCCTATCGCGCGGCTGAACTACAACGTGCCGCCGGCCCTTGAGCGCGTTGTCCGCAAGTGCCTCGAAAAGCAACCGGAGCGGCGCTACCAATCGTCGCAGGAGTTGCTGGTCGATTTGCAGAATCTGCTGCGCGACATGGACAGCGGCGCGCACCCGCCGCAGGGCACGACCATTGACCTGCACCGTCCGACGCAGTCTTTGCCGCGCCCGCCGTCACGCCGCCGCGCCATTGATTCGCTGGCCATTCTGCCGCTCATCAACCTGAGCGGCGATTCGGAGACCGATTACCTGTCGGAAGGCATCACCGAGTCGTTGATCCACACGCTTTCGGCGCTGCCGCGCCTGCGCGTGATGGCGCGCTCGACCGTCTTTCGCTACAAGGTGCGCACCACCGGCAGCCTGCACGCGCAGGAGCCTGACCCGATGCGCGTCGGGCGCGAGCTGAATGTGCGCGCCGTGCTGGTCGGGCGCATCCTCCAACGCGGCGAGCAGGTCATCGTCAAGTCCGAGCTGATCGATACGCTCGACGGCTCGCACCTCTGGGGCGGTCAGATCAGCCACTCGCTTTGTGATATTTGTGACATTGAAGAGGAGATGGCCGCGGAGATCGCCGAGCACTTGCGTTTGAAGCTCACCGGCGCGCAGAAGAAGCGCCTGGCGCGGCGCTACACCGAAGACACCGCCGCTTACCAGCTCTACCTCAAAGGCCGCTATCACTGGAACCGGCGCACCGAAGAAGACCTGCGCCGGGGCATCGAATTCTTCGAGCAGGCGATTGCTCTCGACCCGAACTACGCGCTCGCCTACTCGGGCCTCTCAGACAGCCACACGCTGATGGCGAGCTATAGCAAGATGCCGCCGCGCACCGCCTTCCTGCGCGCCAAGGCGACGGCCATGAAAGCCTTGAAGCTCGACCCCAAGCTCGCCGAGGCGCGCGTCAGCTTGGCGCACATTCGCTTCTGGTACGAGTGGGAGTGGGCGGCGGCGGAACAGGAGTTCAAGCAGGCCATCACACTGAACCCGGCTTACGGGACGGCGCACCTGTGGTACGCGCTCTTTCTGGCGGCGATGCGGCGCGGCGACGAAGCGGTCGCCGAAGTCCGCCGGGCGATGGAGCTAGAGCCGCTGTCGCCGGTCGTCAACCTCAACGTCGCGCGCATCTATTACTTCTCGCGCCGCTACGACGAAGCGATTGACCAGGTCCGCAAGACGATGGAGCTGGCGACAGATTACTCGCTGGCGCACCGGCGGCTGGGGATGATCTACGAGCAGAAGCAGATGTACAGTGAAGCGGTCGCTGAATTCGAGCGCGCCTTGCAACTGGTGCCGCACGACACTGAAACCATGTCGGCGCTGGGTCACGCCTACGCCGCCTGGGGGCGGACGACCGACGCCGAGATGTCGCTGGTGACGCTCAACGAATTGACTTCACGGTTGTACGTTTCGCCCTACAGCATGGCGCGCGCTTACTTCGGCGTCGGCGACCGCGACCGGGGCTTCGAGCAACTGGAGAAGACCTACCGCGAGCGCCACGGCATACTGGTCTACATCAACGTCGAGCCGGTCTTTGACGACGTGCGCGACGATCCGCGCTTTGAAGATTTGCTGCGCCGCATGGGGCTGGCCTGATTGGCCTTGATGAAGAGGAAGTTTTTGATGGATAACCAACCGCAGAGCAATGGCCGCGAGCGCAAGCGCGCGCAGTTTGCCGACGGCGCGCAACCGAAACGCAAACCGACCGCCTGGCTCATTTTGATCGCGATTGTGCTGGCCGCGGGCATCGCTTTCTTTCTCTTGCGCGGTCGCGGCGACCAGCCGTCGGCGACCGTCATTAACAACAGCGCCTCAGGCGACGTTCGCATCCCGCTCGCCGAGTTGAGCAGCACGGCAAAGTTTTACGACTACACGCTGGCCGACAATCGCAAGCTGCGCTTCTTCGCGCTCAAGAGCTCGGACGGCGTTTATCGCGCGGCGCTCGATGCCTGCGACACCTGTTATCACGCCAAGAAGGGCTATCATCAGGAAGGCGATGACATGGTGTGCAACAACTGCGGCCTGCATTTTCATTCGGCGCAGGTCAACGAAGTTCATGGCGGCTGCAACCCGGTCGGCCTGCCGCGCCAGATCGAAGGCGATGTGCTGGTCATCAAGGCCAGCGACCTGCAAGCGCGGCAACAATACTTCTGAAGTGACAAGTGACAAGTGACGAGTGACAAGACGTTGTCACTCTGATTCCCGGCGAACATTGGCGGGCGGAATCCTACTTGTCACTTGTCACTTGTCACTTGTCACTCGTTATGCGTATCAGCACCATCGCACTGGCCAATCTGAAGCGGCGCAAGGGCAAGGCCGCTTTCCTCGTCGTCGGCATCGGCATCGGCATCGGCACCGCCGTCGCGCTGCTCAGCCTGAGCGGCTCGATCAAAGATGAGATCGGCTCGCAGCTCGACCGTTTCGGCGCCAACATCGTCGTCGTGCCGCAATCGCATAACCTGGCGCTCGATTATGGCGGCGTCGCGGTTTCCAGCGTCTCGTTCGACGTGCAACAACTCAAGTCCGAAGACGTCGCCGGCATCTTCGACATCCCGCTGCACAATCGCATCAGTCTGGTATCGCCAAAGCTGCTGGGCGCGGTACGCATCGAAGGCCGCGACGTGCTGCTGGCCGGCGTTGATTTCAAGAGCGAGCTGACCTTGAAACGCTGGTGGCATATCGTCGGGCGCAAGCCCGAAGCCGATACAGAGGTGCTCGTGGGTTACGAAGCCGCGCAGGCGCTCGGCCTGGTCGAGCCAACGGCGCAGGCCGCAAATGAAAACAACGCGCACACGGGCGCACACACCGACGCGCACGCCGCGCCGAGCCATGACGCCTTCAAGATCGCTCGCGAGCGCCTGATGATCGCCGGGCGCGAGCATACGGTTGCCGGCATCATCTCGCCTGCGGGCGGGCCGGAAGACCGCATCGTTTTTGGCGAGCTGCGCCACGTTCAACAATTGCTCAACAAGCCGGATCAACTGAGCCTCATCGAAGTCAGCGCCCTCTGCAAAGACTGTCCCATCGGCGACATCGTTGCCGAGATCAGCGAGCGGTTGCCGCACGCCAAAGTTTCAGCCATTCAACAATCGGTGCGTGCCCGCGGCGAGACCGTCGAGCGGCTGACGCGCTTTTCAGCCGCCGTCGCGTCAGTCGTCCTGGGGATCGGCGCGCTGATGATCTTTACGACGATGATGGGCTCGGTCGTCGAGCGCACCAAAGAGATTGGCGTGCTGCGCGCCATCGGTTTTCGCCGCGCCCACATCGTGCAAGGCTTGATGATCGAGATCGGCTTGATCAGCGTCCTGGGCGGATTGCTGGGCTGGGCCGCGGGGATGCTTGCAAGCTTTATTGCGCTGCCTTACTTCGCCGAAAGCGAGCCGGCGTTTGCGCTTCACCCCTTGATGGCCATCGCCGCCATCGGCGCGGGCCTGCTGATTGGTATGGCCAGCAGCATTTATCCCATCGTGCGCGCCTCGCGCCTCGACCCGTCGGAAGCCGTCCGCTACATTTGAGCGGAAGAAGTCAGGAGTCAGAATGGAAGAGGAGGTCGCCGCGCCCCGCCTCCCATTTATTCTGGCTCCTGACTTCTGACTCCTGACTCCTCTTTCTTATGTCTTTCGTCCAAATCGAAAACGTCAGCAAGGAATATCCGGCCAATGGCGCGTCGCCTGCCGCCTGCGTGCTGACTGAAGTGAGCGCCGAAATCCGCGAAGGCGAGTTCGTCTGCCTGATGGGGCCGTCGGGCTCCGGCAAGTCAACGCTGCTCACCGTTGTCGGCGCAATGAATCATCCGACCGCCGGGCGCGTGCTGGTTGATAACATCGACGTGTATGCGCTCAGCGATGAGCGGCGCGCCGACTTTCGCCGCGAATACCTCGGCTTCGTCTTTCAGCAGCATCACCTGATGCCTTATTTGAATGCCGTAGAGAATGTGGTGTTGCCGCTGGCGACGGTCAATGCCAGCGCCAGAGAGAAACGCGAGCGGGCGCTGCGCGTGCTCGAGCGCGTCGGGCTTGCTGACAAGGCGTTGCGTTTGCCGAGCGAGCTATCGGGCGGCGAGCAAGGGCGGCTGGCGGTCGCCCGCGCGCTGGTCAACGAGCCGCCGCTGGTGCTTGCCGATGAGCCGACCGGGGCGCTCGACTCTAAAACCGGGCGCGAGGTCATCGAGCTATTCCTGCAACTCAACGCCACCGGCCAGACCATCTTCATGGTGACGCACAATCCCGACAACGCGCGGCTCGCGCACCGCACGATTCACATCGTTGACGGACGGATTGTAGAGGCGGAGGAGGGGAGTCAGGAGTCAGGATAAAAAGTAGAACCGCGAAAAGCGGACTCGCGACGAGCGGACTTGCTGCCGCTGACTCCCTTCTCCATTCTGACTTCTGACTCCTGACTCCTGACTCCTATTCGTAGCGTAGCGCCACCATCGGGTCAACCCGTGTTGCGCGCAAGGCTGGCACGAAACAGGCTCCCAGAGCCACTAGTATCAGGACTGTCGCCACCGCGACGAAGGTCATCCAGTCGGTGGCGCTGACGGCAAACAGCAAGCTCTTCATTAGCCGCGTCGCCGCTAACGCCGTTATCAAACCGACGCCGACGCCGACAACCGCCAGCCGCATCCCCTGC is drawn from Blastocatellia bacterium and contains these coding sequences:
- a CDS encoding protein kinase translates to MIEQTVSHYRIIRELGAGGMGEVYLAEDLRLGRSVALKFLPASYQYDPDRRTRFMQEARATSALRSPHIVAIYDIGEYEGAIFIVMEYVEGELLSLRLERGPLPLRDVMLISAQIADALNEAHGFGIIHCDIKSANLMLNERGAVKILDFGIAKVTRSGSLRTDETTKELVRQTSLNVVAGTVAYMSPEQAMGHPIDHRSDIFSLGVVMYEMITGHLPFGGLNSIEVVDRIIHAEPVPIARLNYNVPPALERVVRKCLEKQPERRYQSSQELLVDLQNLLRDMDSGAHPPQGTTIDLHRPTQSLPRPPSRRRAIDSLAILPLINLSGDSETDYLSEGITESLIHTLSALPRLRVMARSTVFRYKVRTTGSLHAQEPDPMRVGRELNVRAVLVGRILQRGEQVIVKSELIDTLDGSHLWGGQISHSLCDICDIEEEMAAEIAEHLRLKLTGAQKKRLARRYTEDTAAYQLYLKGRYHWNRRTEEDLRRGIEFFEQAIALDPNYALAYSGLSDSHTLMASYSKMPPRTAFLRAKATAMKALKLDPKLAEARVSLAHIRFWYEWEWAAAEQEFKQAITLNPAYGTAHLWYALFLAAMRRGDEAVAEVRRAMELEPLSPVVNLNVARIYYFSRRYDEAIDQVRKTMELATDYSLAHRRLGMIYEQKQMYSEAVAEFERALQLVPHDTETMSALGHAYAAWGRTTDAEMSLVTLNELTSRLYVSPYSMARAYFGVGDRDRGFEQLEKTYRERHGILVYINVEPVFDDVRDDPRFEDLLRRMGLA
- a CDS encoding DUF2318 domain-containing protein; protein product: MDNQPQSNGRERKRAQFADGAQPKRKPTAWLILIAIVLAAGIAFFLLRGRGDQPSATVINNSASGDVRIPLAELSSTAKFYDYTLADNRKLRFFALKSSDGVYRAALDACDTCYHAKKGYHQEGDDMVCNNCGLHFHSAQVNEVHGGCNPVGLPRQIEGDVLVIKASDLQARQQYF
- a CDS encoding FtsX-like permease family protein, yielding MRISTIALANLKRRKGKAAFLVVGIGIGIGTAVALLSLSGSIKDEIGSQLDRFGANIVVVPQSHNLALDYGGVAVSSVSFDVQQLKSEDVAGIFDIPLHNRISLVSPKLLGAVRIEGRDVLLAGVDFKSELTLKRWWHIVGRKPEADTEVLVGYEAAQALGLVEPTAQAANENNAHTGAHTDAHAAPSHDAFKIARERLMIAGREHTVAGIISPAGGPEDRIVFGELRHVQQLLNKPDQLSLIEVSALCKDCPIGDIVAEISERLPHAKVSAIQQSVRARGETVERLTRFSAAVASVVLGIGALMIFTTMMGSVVERTKEIGVLRAIGFRRAHIVQGLMIEIGLISVLGGLLGWAAGMLASFIALPYFAESEPAFALHPLMAIAAIGAGLLIGMASSIYPIVRASRLDPSEAVRYI
- a CDS encoding ABC transporter ATP-binding protein, with protein sequence MSFVQIENVSKEYPANGASPAACVLTEVSAEIREGEFVCLMGPSGSGKSTLLTVVGAMNHPTAGRVLVDNIDVYALSDERRADFRREYLGFVFQQHHLMPYLNAVENVVLPLATVNASAREKRERALRVLERVGLADKALRLPSELSGGEQGRLAVARALVNEPPLVLADEPTGALDSKTGREVIELFLQLNATGQTIFMVTHNPDNARLAHRTIHIVDGRIVEAEEGSQESG